The following proteins are co-located in the Myroides profundi genome:
- a CDS encoding VOC family protein produces MYIVNLDIETNQLKETRAFYTEVLDFDIIEEVKGSFAVQAGETILTFKEVDTPVNVYHFAFNIPSNQIEEALIWSRKHVDLIENVEGNLVTHFEAWKAKSIYFTDNNGNILEFIAREDILLSLNGPFDPVQITCISEIGVVVEKPMESAEKLIQEYNLSYFKKAEPTEQFLALGDDQGLIIMVTPDRNWYPTNIPAKFTNTEMIIEDNEMMISLKSKELY; encoded by the coding sequence ATGTATATAGTAAATTTAGATATAGAGACAAATCAATTAAAAGAAACAAGAGCGTTTTATACAGAGGTATTAGACTTTGATATTATTGAAGAGGTGAAAGGGAGCTTTGCTGTACAAGCAGGAGAAACTATTCTTACGTTTAAAGAGGTAGATACTCCTGTCAATGTATATCACTTTGCTTTTAATATTCCTTCTAATCAGATAGAAGAAGCATTAATCTGGTCAAGAAAGCATGTTGATTTAATAGAGAATGTGGAAGGGAATTTGGTTACTCATTTTGAAGCATGGAAGGCAAAGTCTATTTATTTTACAGATAATAACGGGAATATCTTAGAGTTTATAGCGAGAGAAGATATTTTACTTTCATTGAATGGACCTTTTGATCCTGTACAGATTACGTGTATTAGTGAGATAGGTGTAGTGGTAGAGAAGCCAATGGAGTCGGCAGAGAAGTTAATTCAAGAATACAATTTAAGTTACTTCAAAAAGGCAGAACCTACAGAACAGTTCTTGGCACTCGGAGATGATCAAGGGTTGATTATTATGGTAACACCTGATCGCAACTGGTATCCTACTAATATCCCTGCTAAGTTTACTAACACCGAGATGATCATAGAGGATAATGAAATGATGATTTCTTTAAAGAGTAAAGAGCTATATTAA
- a CDS encoding DUF6304 family protein: MVYQGVYTHKNKSIPIEIHNDGEYLSVEIDGLLFKGREFTDLGYQGDLEEETIDSTWITIASDLDNCLTDCQFEFTVSQYLLSSDGITEPVELMMCFSHGSNIESNTTSFHEEVRTELTWKEKVLVGKSGFVEVAFDQLKAQLPQGYSLMNCYGCLYGDYSIYGNSSFGTMMCFKHIKQKYTEVGNKEDYSDLCVDESDLIEWVQEINCCDEFEVRGNGGAYR, translated from the coding sequence ATGGTGTATCAAGGTGTTTATACACATAAGAATAAGAGTATTCCTATAGAAATACATAATGATGGAGAATATCTCTCTGTAGAAATAGATGGATTACTGTTTAAAGGAAGAGAGTTTACTGATTTGGGTTATCAAGGGGATTTAGAAGAGGAAACTATTGATAGTACATGGATAACTATCGCCTCAGATTTAGATAACTGTTTGACAGATTGTCAATTTGAATTTACGGTATCTCAATACTTATTGTCATCAGATGGGATTACAGAACCTGTAGAGTTAATGATGTGCTTTAGTCATGGTAGCAATATAGAATCCAATACTACAAGTTTTCATGAAGAAGTTAGGACTGAATTGACGTGGAAGGAAAAGGTTTTGGTAGGGAAGAGTGGATTTGTTGAGGTAGCATTTGATCAATTGAAGGCTCAATTGCCTCAGGGATATTCATTAATGAACTGTTATGGTTGCTTATATGGAGATTATAGTATTTATGGGAATAGCTCTTTTGGAACAATGATGTGCTTTAAGCATATTAAGCAAAAGTATACTGAAGTAGGTAATAAAGAAGATTATAGTGATTTATGTGTAGATGAAAGTGATCTTATCGAGTGGGTACAAGAGATAAATTGTTGTGATGAGTTTGAGGTAAGAGGGAATGGTGGAGCTTATAGATAG
- a CDS encoding VOC family protein, producing the protein MYVVDVETTVRFYEEAFGFVRKFVTPEADYGELVSGDTTIAFAQVELASSNLSKGYQQVNKEKPFGIELGFVVEDVALAIQKVEKAGGTVYEPMTVKPWGQTVGYVLENNGFLIELCTAM; encoded by the coding sequence ATGTATGTGGTAGATGTGGAGACTACTGTAAGGTTTTATGAAGAGGCATTTGGGTTTGTACGTAAGTTCGTTACTCCGGAGGCTGATTATGGAGAGTTGGTATCAGGAGATACTACGATTGCTTTTGCACAAGTAGAGTTGGCAAGTAGTAATTTGAGTAAAGGATATCAACAGGTGAATAAAGAGAAACCTTTTGGGATCGAGTTAGGCTTTGTAGTGGAGGATGTAGCATTAGCAATACAGAAGGTAGAAAAGGCAGGAGGTACAGTATATGAGCCTATGACAGTAAAACCTTGGGGACAGACAGTAGGGTATGTTTTAGAAAATAATGGCTTCTTAATAGAGCTGTGCACAGCGATGTAA
- a CDS encoding ATP-binding cassette domain-containing protein — protein MLGLEKYTGTVELNDKILSLQAVGWCGAEPAVYDELTAEEFYTFYQHLIQQKGQGNQLLFELPTDKLIKEFSTGMKKKVYLNAVLQKEYKMYILDEPFNGLDIEANYYLMKYLEHLSQESIVFISSHIADVLYKHCQAIFMIKDKGIKRYEQEEFKEIEEEFFR, from the coding sequence ATGCTTGGTTTAGAAAAATATACAGGAACTGTTGAATTAAATGACAAGATTCTTTCTCTGCAAGCGGTAGGATGGTGTGGTGCCGAACCTGCTGTATATGATGAGTTAACAGCAGAGGAGTTTTATACTTTTTACCAACATTTAATACAACAAAAAGGACAGGGTAATCAATTGTTATTTGAGTTGCCTACAGATAAGTTAATAAAAGAATTCTCTACAGGGATGAAGAAAAAGGTCTATCTGAATGCTGTACTTCAGAAAGAGTATAAGATGTATATACTAGATGAACCTTTTAATGGGCTAGATATAGAGGCTAATTATTATTTGATGAAGTATCTAGAGCATTTGTCTCAAGAGAGTATTGTATTTATTTCTTCTCATATAGCAGATGTGTTATATAAACATTGTCAAGCTATTTTTATGATAAAGGATAAAGGTATCAAACGCTATGAGCAAGAGGAGTTTAAAGAAATAGAAGAAGAATTTTTTAGATAG